The genomic segment TTTCGTCTGTATTCCAGGACTCCCATGGACGCATTGATATCAAAATTTTCAGGTTCTTTTGTTCTGGCAATGGTCAAGCTTTTATAGGCTTCCGTCCAGACCTTGGCTTTCATGGCGGATAGTCCAAAATTGAGGTTGATCCTGTGTTCATCCAACCTGGAATTTGTGGCACAAAGATCCATGAGGATGCCGTAGGTTTTCATGGCCTGGGGATAATTTTGTTCGGCAAAATGAAGATCCGCCAATGCTGTCAGAGCTTGACTGTCTTTGGGATTACTTGCCAGTCTTTTATTCGCTTCCTTCAGTATGGAGTTCCGGTCATGGATCTGATTGCCTGAAAGATCTTTCTTATCTTTTCCGGTCACAACAGAAACGATTATAAAGAGGGCTACAATTATTATAATAAAAGGGATAAGGAGTGGCATGATTGATATCATAGTAATGGATTATGTTCTTTATAACTCTTATTTGTCAAGAAAAGTTCATTCAAAGAGGGATAGTTACAGTCCTTTCTGTCGATAAATAAGCCCGGCTGGAGAATAAGATTAATACTTTTCTGGACAGGCCTACCCTGGGATCTTACAATTAGTCATAGACAGGCCTTTTGGCCCTGAGCCATTGATCAACAAGACTCCAGTGGAATCTTGACAACCTCCGGTCCTGAGCTGTTACCCACCGGGACTTAAATAGTCTCATATGATGAGGAAATAGGAGCGCATAATGAAAAAAAAGTGGACAGAGGACAAAGTTTTATATCATGTCAGACTGAGTAGGGCCATGCTCTCAGGAGCGGTCACAGCCGTGTTGCCCGGCGATCCGGGGCGAGTCGAAAAAACGGCCCGCATGATAGATCCGGATGCTGTTTTTCTTGTATCTAACAGGGAATACACCTCCTGGCTTGCAGATCTTTCGGATCACAAGGTTCTGGTTTGCTCCACGGGAATCGGTGGGCCTTCGGTTTCCATATGTATGGAGGAACTGGCGAACCTGGGCATTACATCATTTTACAGGATCGGGACAACCGGAGCCATACAGGACAGGATCAAGCAGGGAGATCTCATCGTGACAACCGCCTCAGTCAGACTCGATGGTGCCTCTACTCATTATGCACCCATTGAATATCCCGCGGTTGCAGACTTTGATCTGACCCTGTCTCTTCTGCAGGCGGCTTCAAATCTGGATATTCCCCATCACAAGGGGATTAGTGCCTCCAGTGATACATTTTATCCGGGGCAGGAACGTTATGACACTTTCACTTCCTAAGTTCCCCGCAGATTTCAGGGCAGCCTTGAGGAGTGGAAGCATTTGAAGGTTCTCAACTATGAAATGGAGTCATCCACTCTGCTCACCATCGCCTCGGTCTTCGGATTGAAGGCGGCCATGGTGGCCTCGGTCATTGCTGTGAGGGGGAAGCAGGAGACTCCGGATGATAAGATTCTACCCCGGGCGGAAGAACGGCTGGCAAATTGCATTCGTGAGGCTCTTTCTCTGTATCTGACCGGGGACAGTTATGCCTGATTCTTCCGGAAAAGACTTTCCCTGAATGATTAGAGGATATAAAAATCCTAAATCACTACAAGCTCTGATTTTCCCGGCATTTAAGGTATTGATGAAAGAAGGGCAAGTCTATATAATTCCGATACAATTAATGCTTTGAACAATCCGGACGTTTGCCGGGATGACGGAGATCGGCGGCTCTATCGGCCAGCCCTTTCCAATCCACCCTGCCTACCCGGCAATTTTAAATACCTAGAGAGGTTAGTGTTTCTATGAGTGCAGATATCACGAAAATGCGTAATATCGGAATCAGCGCCCACATCGACTCAGGTAAAACAACACTGACAGAACGAATTCTGTTCTTCTGTCAGAAAATTCATGCCATTCACGAAGTTAGAGGTAAAGATGGGGTTGGAGCCACAATGGACTCCATGGAGCTGGAACGAGAAAGAGGGATCACCATTGCGTCGGCAGCAACCGCCGTAACCTGGAAAGATCATGATATTAATATTATCGATACTCCCGGTCACGTTGACTTCACAATTGAAGTAGAGCGTGCCCTTCGTGTATTGGACGGAGCCGTACTGGTCCTCTGTTCTGTAGGTGGTGTTCAGTCACAGTCCATTACTGTTGACCGCCAGCTGAAAAGATATGGAGTGCCCCGTATTGCATTTGTCAACAAGAGTGACAGAACAGGTGCTAATCCTTACAAAGTTTGTGATCAGCTGAAAGAAAAACTGAACCTCAATTCTGTGATGATGCAGGTTCCTATCGGACTCGAAGAAAATCTGGAAGGTGTCATTGACCTTATCAGAATGAAAGCCATCTATTTTGATGGTCATGATGGTGAGATGGTTAGAATTGAAGAAATCCCCTCGGCATTACAGGCTGAAGCCGACGAAAGACGTGAAATGATGCTGGATACGGTTTCCATGTTCAGTGAAGAAGTCATGGAACTGATGATGGAAGAAACCGAGATCCCTGAAGATTTGCTTCACGAAACAGTTAGAAAAGCCGTTATTGCTCAGGAACTGGTACCCGTATACCTGGGTTCTGCATATAAAAACAAGGGTGTTCAGGAAATGATGGATGCGATTCTCCGCTACCTGCCTTCTCCTCCCGATGTTGTCAATAAGGCTTTGGATCTGGATGATAATGAAAATGAAGTCATCATTCCTTCCGATCGTTCCAAACCCCCGATCGCTCTGGCTTTCAAGCTGGAAGACGGACAGTATGGTCAGCTGACCTATATTCGTGTTTATCAGGGAATGGTCAAGAAAGGATCGGAAATGATGAATGCCAGAAACGGCAGAAAGTTTAAAGTCGGTCGTCTGGTAAGAATGCATTCCAACAATATGGAAGATATTGTCGAAGCACCTGCAGGAGACATTGTTGCCCTTTTTGGTATTGAATGTGCCTCGGGTGATACCTTCTGTGACCCCAGCATGAATTTATCCATGACATCCATGTTTGTACCCGACGCGGTTATTTCTCTTTCTATCAAACCTGTTGATAAGTCTGCCTCCGACAAGATGGCTAAGGCTCTCAACAGATTTACCAAGGAAGACCCCACGTTTAGAACTCATGTGGATCCAGAATCAAACGAAACGATTGTGTCTGGAATGGGTGAGCTTCACCTTGAAGTGTATATTGAAAGAATGAAGAGAGAGTATCAGGCAGAAGTCATTACCGGTGCTCCCCAGGTTGCCTATAGAGAAGCTATTTCTCGATCAGCCGACTTCAACTATACCCATAAGAAACAGACCGGTGGTTCCGGTCAGTATGCCCGTGTTGCCGGTATGATGGAACCTCTGGATGCTGAAAATGAGAAAGATTATGAGTTTGAGAATAAGATCAAGGGTGGCTCTATTCCTACAGAATATATTCCATCCTGTGACAAAGGTTTTCAGATGGCCATGCATAAAGGATCACTCATTGGAGCACCCGTTGTCGGTGTCAAAATGTCTATTGTTGATGGCCAGTATCATGCTGTTGACTCCTCAGACCAGGCCTTCCAGACTGCTGCTCTCGGTGCATTCCGAGAAGCCTATAAGAAAGCCAAGCCTGTTATTCTTGAACCAATCATGAAAGTTACCGTTGAAGGACCTACAGAATTTCAAGGTAATATTTTTAGTACACTCAACCAGAGACGCGGTATGATTGTAGCCTCAAGTGATGAAGGAAATTACAGTGTTGTTGAAGCTGAAGTTCCTTTGAGTGAAATGTTTGGTTACTCCACCGTGCTTCGTTCCTCTACTCAGGGTAAGGCTGAGTTCACCATGGAATTTGCCAAATATGGCCGTGTTCCTTCCAGTGTGACCGATGACTTGATCAAAAAGTACGAAGACGAAAAGAAAGCACAGCAGAAATAGGGAGTGAAGAGATGGTAAAAGCAGAACTGACTAAAAAAAGTCCCCTCAGAAGTCTTGAAAAGGCTGTACACGGGGGACTCGGTAAAGGAAATATAGCAGTCATTGCCTCAAAAAAGGGTATTGGAAAGACTGCCTGTCTTGTTCACATCGCCACAGACAAGCTGATGCAGAACAAGCATGTTATACATGTGTCCTACGCCAACAAAGTAGATCATATCGTAAGCTGGTATGAAGATATATTTAAAGAAATCTCTAAAAAGAGAGATCTGGAAAGCGCGATGACTATTCATGATGAAATCATTCAGAATAGAGTCATCATGAATTTCAGCCAGAAAGGGATTCCCGTAACCCAGGTTTTGGCCAGTGTCAAAGCCATGATGGATAATGGCCAGATCGGCACAGATGCGATTATCATTGATGGATATGATTTTACATTGGGATCCGCCGAAGACATTAAAACGTTTAAGGCTTTTGCCGTAAAGGAAGACATTGAACTCTGGTTCAGTGACTCCTATCCCGAGGGTGAGGATTATCTGGATAGCCGTGGCGTTCCTAAGAATCTTATCAAGGATCTTGATGATCTTTCGGTGGTTCTGACCCTTAGAGCAGAAAAGAACTATATGATTTTAAACCTGGTGAAAGATCATAAAGCAATTATCTCGGAAGACCTCCAGCTAAAACTGGACCCCAAAACACTTCTCATCGCAGAAGTGTAAGGGTTCAGGCATAAATTACATAATATTCGGGGCTGCTTCCTCACCGGGGAGCAGTCCTTTTTTAAAGGCGGCGGAAGAAGTTCTGTTGGTATGTTTATAGATAGTTTTTATATACTGGAATTTAAATTCGATAAAAACTCGGAAGGGCTGGATCATCTGTTTCCATCAATGGAACTCTTGA from the Oceanispirochaeta sp. genome contains:
- the fusA gene encoding elongation factor G; protein product: MSADITKMRNIGISAHIDSGKTTLTERILFFCQKIHAIHEVRGKDGVGATMDSMELERERGITIASAATAVTWKDHDINIIDTPGHVDFTIEVERALRVLDGAVLVLCSVGGVQSQSITVDRQLKRYGVPRIAFVNKSDRTGANPYKVCDQLKEKLNLNSVMMQVPIGLEENLEGVIDLIRMKAIYFDGHDGEMVRIEEIPSALQAEADERREMMLDTVSMFSEEVMELMMEETEIPEDLLHETVRKAVIAQELVPVYLGSAYKNKGVQEMMDAILRYLPSPPDVVNKALDLDDNENEVIIPSDRSKPPIALAFKLEDGQYGQLTYIRVYQGMVKKGSEMMNARNGRKFKVGRLVRMHSNNMEDIVEAPAGDIVALFGIECASGDTFCDPSMNLSMTSMFVPDAVISLSIKPVDKSASDKMAKALNRFTKEDPTFRTHVDPESNETIVSGMGELHLEVYIERMKREYQAEVITGAPQVAYREAISRSADFNYTHKKQTGGSGQYARVAGMMEPLDAENEKDYEFENKIKGGSIPTEYIPSCDKGFQMAMHKGSLIGAPVVGVKMSIVDGQYHAVDSSDQAFQTAALGAFREAYKKAKPVILEPIMKVTVEGPTEFQGNIFSTLNQRRGMIVASSDEGNYSVVEAEVPLSEMFGYSTVLRSSTQGKAEFTMEFAKYGRVPSSVTDDLIKKYEDEKKAQQK